From a region of the Eretmochelys imbricata isolate rEreImb1 chromosome 6, rEreImb1.hap1, whole genome shotgun sequence genome:
- the CHRM4 gene encoding muscarinic acetylcholine receptor M4 yields the protein MGFENGTGAAALTPWGAPGLAFQREPFAVGDPREFSPHPSTSFPRMPGPESMHNLSAQPWQMKMANLTYDNFTNGNRSEVVKQHPSNQYKTVELVFIATVTGSLSLVTVVGNILVMLSIKVNRQLQTVNNYFLFSLACADLIIGVFSMNLYTVYIIKGYWPLGAVVCDLWLALDYVVSNASVMNLLIISFDRYFCVTKPLTYPARRTTKMAGLMIAAAWILSFVLWAPAILFWQFIVGKRTVPERECYIQFLSNPAVTFGTAIAAFYLPVVIMTVLYIHISLASRSRVRRHKPEGKKEKKTKPLSFFKSPLIKQNNNSPKRALEVKEEVRNGKLEDQPLAQTEAAGQQEEKETSNESSTVSITQTTKEKQVAEILPAGQGQSPAHPRVNSTSKWSKIKIVTKQTGTECVTAIEIVPAKTAASAQNTLSNNRPANVARKFASIARSQVRKKRQMAAREKKVTRTIFAILLAFILTWTPYNVMVLINTFCETCVPETVWSIGYWLCYVNSTINPACYALCNATFKKTFKHLLMCQYRNIGTAR from the exons GTCTTGCTTTCCAGAGGGAGCCATTTGCTGTTGGAGACCCACGTGAgttctccccacaccccagcacGAGCTTTCCCAGGATGCCAGGCCCTG AATCCATGCATAACCTCTCTGCTCAGCCCTGGCAGATGAAGATGGCCAACCTTACCTATGACAACTTCACCAATGGCAACCGATCTGAGGTGGTCAAGCAGCATCCTTCCAACCAGTACAAAACAGTGGAGCTGGTCTTCATTGCCACGGTAACTGGCTCGCTCAGCCTGGTCACTGTGGTGGGGAACATCCTGGTCATGCTGTCCATTAAAGTGAACCGTCAGCTCCAGACTGTGAACAACTACTTCCTTTTCAGCCTGGCCTGTGCTGACCTGATCATTGGGGTCTTCTCCATGAACCTCTACACGGTCTATATCATCAAAGGCTATTGGCCGCTGGGGGCCGTGGTGTGTGACCTATGGCTGGCGCTGGACTACGTGGTGAGCAACGCCTCTGTGATGAACTTACTCATCATCAGTTTTGACCGATACTTCTGTGTCACCAAGCCCCTGACCTACCCGGCTCGAAGGACCACCAAAATGGCTGGGCTGATGATTGCAGCCGCTTGGATATTGTCCTTTGTTCTCTGGGCGCCTGCCATCTTGTTCTGGCAGTTCATCGTAGGGAAGAGGACAGTCCCGGAGCGGGAGTGCTACATCCAGTTCCTATCTAATCCGGCCGTGACCTTTGGCACGGCCATCGCTGCATTCTACCTCCCTGTGGTCATCATGACTGTGCTGTACATTCACATCTCACTGGCCAGCAGGAGCAGAGTGAGACGGCACAAGCCTGAGggcaagaaggagaagaagactAAGCCACTCAGCTTCTTTAAGAGCCCACTGATCAAACAGAACAACAACTCTCCCAAGAGGGCGCTGGAGGTGAAGGAGGAGGTGAGGAATGGTAAATTGGAGGACCAACCCTTAGCACAGACAGAGGCTGCTGGTCAGCAAGAGGAGAAGGAGACTTCCAATGAATCCAGCACAGTCAGCATCACCCAGACCACAAAAGAGAAGCAGGTGGCAGAAATCTTACCAGCTGGGCAAGGGCAGAGCCCTGCCCACCCACGGGTTAACTCGACCTCCAAGTGGTCCAAAATTAAGATTGTCACCAAGCAAACTGGTACTGAATGCGTCACGGCCATTGAGATTGTCCCAGCTAAGACAGCGGCCTCTGCCCAGAATACCCTCTCAAACAATCGCCCAGCCAATGTTGCCAGGAAGTTTGCTAGCATTGCCAGGAGTCAGGTGCGGAAGAAGCGCCAGATGGCAGCCCGGGAGAAAAAAGTCACCAGAACCATATTCGCCATCCTGCTTGCCTTCATTCTCACATGGACTCCTTACAATGTGATGGTCCTTATTAACACCTTCTGTGAGACCTGCGTACCCGAGACAGTGTGGTCTATTGGGTACTGGCTCTGCTATGTCAACAGCACCATCAACCCAGCCTGCTATGCCCTCTGTAATGCCACTTTCAAGAAGACCTTTAAGCACCTTCTCATGTGCCAGTACAGGAACATTGGCACAGCTAGATAA